From the Manis javanica isolate MJ-LG chromosome 13, MJ_LKY, whole genome shotgun sequence genome, one window contains:
- the ILF3 gene encoding interleukin enhancer-binding factor 3 isoform X3 yields MRPMRIFVNDDRHVMAKHSSVYPTQEELEAVQNMVSHTERALKAVSDWIDEQEKGTGEHAESENVDVTPEDETKEGAGDPKAEHMTRTLRGVMRVGLVAKGLLLKGDLDLELVLLCKEKPTTALLDKVADNLAIQLAAVTEDKYEILQSVSDAAIVIKNTKEPPLSLTIHLTSPVVREEMEKVLAGETLSVNDPPDVLDRQKCLAALASLRHAKWFQARANGLKSCVIVIRVLRDLCTRVPTWGPLRGWPLELLCEKSIGTANRPMGAGEALRRVLECLASGIVMPDGSGIYDPCEKEATDAIGHLDRQQREDITQSAQHALRLAAFGQLHKVLGMDPLPSKMPKKPKNENPVDYTVQIPPSTTYAIPPMKRPMEEDGEDKSPSKKKKKIQKKEEKAEPPQAMNALMRLNQLKPGLQYKLVSQTGPVHAPIFTMSVEVDGNSFEASGPSKKTAKLHVAVKVLQDMGLPTGAEGRDSSKGEDSAEETEAKPAVVAPPPVVEAVSTPSATFPSDPTAENVKQQGPILTKHGKNPVMELNEKRRGLKYELISETGGSHDKRFVMEVEVDGQKFQGAGSNKKVAKAYAALAALEKLFPDAPLALEANKKKRAPVPVRGGPKFAAKPHNPGFGMGGPMHNEVPPPPNLRGRGRGGNIRGRGRGRGFGGTNHGGYMNAGAGYGSYGYGGNSATAGYSDFFTDCYGYHDFGSS; encoded by the exons atg CGCCCAATGCGAATTTTTGTGAATGATGATCGCCACGTGATGGCAAAGCATTCTTCCGTTTACCCAACCCAAGAGGAACTGGAGGCAGTCCAGAACATGGTGTCCCACACGGAGCGGGCCCTCAAAGCAGTGTCCGACTGGATAGATGAGCAGGAAAAAGGCACTGGCGAGCATGCTGAGTCTGAGAACGTGGACGTAACCCCGGAGGATGAGACCAAAGAAGGGGCCGG GGATCCGAAGGCAGAGCACATGACCAGAACCTTGCGGGGTGTGATGCGTGTCGGCCTGGTGGCGAAGGGTCTGCTGCTGAAGGGTGACTTGGACCTGGAGCTGGTGCTGCTATGCAAGGAGAAGCCTACAACTGCCCTCCTGGACAAAGTGGCTGACAACCTGGCCATCCAGCTCGCT GCTGTTACAGAAGACAAGTACGAAATACTCCAGTCTGTCAGTGACGCTGCAATTGtgataaaaaacacaaaagaacctCCATTGTCCCTGACCATCCACCTGACGTCCCCCGTTGtcagagaagaaatggagaaagtgTTAGCTGGAG AAACGCTATCAGTCAACGATCCCCCGGACGTTCTGGACAGGCAGAAATGCCTTGCTGCCTTGGCGTCCCTCCGCCACGCCAAGTGGTTCCAG GCCAGAGCCAATGGGCTGAAGTCATGTGTCATTGTCATCCGGGTCCTGAGGGACCTGTGCACACGTGTGCCCACCTGGGGTCCCCTCAGAGGATGG CCTCTTGAGCTTCTCTGTGAGAAGTCCATCGGCACAGCCAACCGACCCATGGGCGCCGGCGAGGCCCTGAGAAGAGTGCTGGAGTGCCTGGCCTCCGGCATCGTGATGCCAG ATGGTTCTGGCATTTATGACCCTTGTGAAAAAGAAGCCACTGATGCCATTGGGCATCTAGACAGACAGCAACGGGAAGATATCACACAGAGTGCGCAG CATGCTCTGCGGCTTGCTGCCTTTGGCCAGCTGCATAAGGTCTTGGGAATGGATCCTCTGCCTTCAAAGATGCCCAAGAAACCAAAGAACGAGAACCCTGTGGACTATACAG TGCAAATCCCCCCGAGCACCACCTATGCCATCCCGCCCATGAAACGCCCGAtggaggaggatggggaggaCAAGTCTCCCagcaaaaagaagaagaagattCAGAAGAAAG AGGAGAAGGCCGAGCCACCCCAAGCTATGAATGCCCTGATGAGACTGAACCAGCTGAAGCCAGGGCTACAGTATAAGCTGGTGTCCCAGACTGGGCCGGTCCACGCCCCCATCTTCACCATGTCTGTGGAGGTAGATGGCAACTCATTTGAGGCCTCTGGACCATCCAAAAAGACTGCTAAGCTCCACGTGGCCGTTAAG GTGTTACAGGACATGGGCTTGCCTACGGGCGCTGAAGGCAGAGACTCCAGTAAAGGGGAGGACTCGGCCGAAGAGACAGAAGCGAAGCCAGCCGTGGTGGCCCCTCCCCCCGTGGTGGAAGCTGTCTCGACCCCCAGTGCCACCTTCCCCTCAGATCCCACTGCCGAG AACGTAAAACAGCAGGGGCCGATCCTGACCAAGCATGGCAAGAACCCCGTTATGGAACTTAACGAGAAGAGACGTGGCCTCAAGTATGAGCTCATCTCAGAGACAGGGGGCAGCCACGACAAACGCTTCGTCATGGAG GTGGAGGTGGACGGACAGAAGTTTCAAGGTGCTGGCTCAAACAAAAAGGTGGCGAAGGCATATGCTGCCCTTGCTGCTCTAGAAAAGCTCTTCCCTGACGCCCCTCTTGCCCTCGAAGCCAACAAGAAGAAGAGAGCCCCTGTGCCTGTCCGAGGTGGACCGAAATTTGCTGCTAAG CCTCACAACCCTGGGTTTGGCATGGGAGGCCCCATGCACAACGAGGTACCCCCGCCCCCGAACCTTCGAGGGCGGGGTCGCGGAGGGAATATCCGCGGccgagggagaggaagaggattTGGTGGCACCAACCATGGCGGCTACATGAATGCTG GCGCGGGCTACGGCAGCTACGGATACGGAGGCAACTCAGCAACGGCCGGCTACA gtgactttttcaCAGACTGCTACGGCTATCATGATTTTGGGTCTTCCTAG
- the ILF3 gene encoding interleukin enhancer-binding factor 3 isoform X4, with translation MRPMRIFVNDDRHVMAKHSSVYPTQEELEAVQNMVSHTERALKAVSDWIDEQEKGTGEHAESENVDVTPEDETKEGAGDPKAEHMTRTLRGVMRVGLVAKGLLLKGDLDLELVLLCKEKPTTALLDKVADNLAIQLAAVTEDKYEILQSVSDAAIVIKNTKEPPLSLTIHLTSPVVREEMEKVLAGETLSVNDPPDVLDRQKCLAALASLRHAKWFQARANGLKSCVIVIRVLRDLCTRVPTWGPLRGWPLELLCEKSIGTANRPMGAGEALRRVLECLASGIVMPDGSGIYDPCEKEATDAIGHLDRQQREDITQSAQHALRLAAFGQLHKVLGMDPLPSKMPKKPKNENPVDYTVQIPPSTTYAIPPMKRPMEEDGEDKSPSKKKKKIQKKEEKAEPPQAMNALMRLNQLKPGLQYKLVSQTGPVHAPIFTMSVEVDGNSFEASGPSKKTAKLHVAVKVLQDMGLPTGAEGRDSSKGEDSAEETEAKPAVVAPPPVVEAVSTPSATFPSDPTAEQGPILTKHGKNPVMELNEKRRGLKYELISETGGSHDKRFVMEVEVDGQKFQGAGSNKKVAKAYAALAALEKLFPDAPLALEANKKKRAPVPVRGGPKFAAKPHNPGFGMGGPMHNEVPPPPNLRGRGRGGNIRGRGRGRGFGGTNHGGYMNAGAGYGSYGYGGNSATAGYSDFFTDCYGYHDFGSS, from the exons atg CGCCCAATGCGAATTTTTGTGAATGATGATCGCCACGTGATGGCAAAGCATTCTTCCGTTTACCCAACCCAAGAGGAACTGGAGGCAGTCCAGAACATGGTGTCCCACACGGAGCGGGCCCTCAAAGCAGTGTCCGACTGGATAGATGAGCAGGAAAAAGGCACTGGCGAGCATGCTGAGTCTGAGAACGTGGACGTAACCCCGGAGGATGAGACCAAAGAAGGGGCCGG GGATCCGAAGGCAGAGCACATGACCAGAACCTTGCGGGGTGTGATGCGTGTCGGCCTGGTGGCGAAGGGTCTGCTGCTGAAGGGTGACTTGGACCTGGAGCTGGTGCTGCTATGCAAGGAGAAGCCTACAACTGCCCTCCTGGACAAAGTGGCTGACAACCTGGCCATCCAGCTCGCT GCTGTTACAGAAGACAAGTACGAAATACTCCAGTCTGTCAGTGACGCTGCAATTGtgataaaaaacacaaaagaacctCCATTGTCCCTGACCATCCACCTGACGTCCCCCGTTGtcagagaagaaatggagaaagtgTTAGCTGGAG AAACGCTATCAGTCAACGATCCCCCGGACGTTCTGGACAGGCAGAAATGCCTTGCTGCCTTGGCGTCCCTCCGCCACGCCAAGTGGTTCCAG GCCAGAGCCAATGGGCTGAAGTCATGTGTCATTGTCATCCGGGTCCTGAGGGACCTGTGCACACGTGTGCCCACCTGGGGTCCCCTCAGAGGATGG CCTCTTGAGCTTCTCTGTGAGAAGTCCATCGGCACAGCCAACCGACCCATGGGCGCCGGCGAGGCCCTGAGAAGAGTGCTGGAGTGCCTGGCCTCCGGCATCGTGATGCCAG ATGGTTCTGGCATTTATGACCCTTGTGAAAAAGAAGCCACTGATGCCATTGGGCATCTAGACAGACAGCAACGGGAAGATATCACACAGAGTGCGCAG CATGCTCTGCGGCTTGCTGCCTTTGGCCAGCTGCATAAGGTCTTGGGAATGGATCCTCTGCCTTCAAAGATGCCCAAGAAACCAAAGAACGAGAACCCTGTGGACTATACAG TGCAAATCCCCCCGAGCACCACCTATGCCATCCCGCCCATGAAACGCCCGAtggaggaggatggggaggaCAAGTCTCCCagcaaaaagaagaagaagattCAGAAGAAAG AGGAGAAGGCCGAGCCACCCCAAGCTATGAATGCCCTGATGAGACTGAACCAGCTGAAGCCAGGGCTACAGTATAAGCTGGTGTCCCAGACTGGGCCGGTCCACGCCCCCATCTTCACCATGTCTGTGGAGGTAGATGGCAACTCATTTGAGGCCTCTGGACCATCCAAAAAGACTGCTAAGCTCCACGTGGCCGTTAAG GTGTTACAGGACATGGGCTTGCCTACGGGCGCTGAAGGCAGAGACTCCAGTAAAGGGGAGGACTCGGCCGAAGAGACAGAAGCGAAGCCAGCCGTGGTGGCCCCTCCCCCCGTGGTGGAAGCTGTCTCGACCCCCAGTGCCACCTTCCCCTCAGATCCCACTGCCGAG CAGGGGCCGATCCTGACCAAGCATGGCAAGAACCCCGTTATGGAACTTAACGAGAAGAGACGTGGCCTCAAGTATGAGCTCATCTCAGAGACAGGGGGCAGCCACGACAAACGCTTCGTCATGGAG GTGGAGGTGGACGGACAGAAGTTTCAAGGTGCTGGCTCAAACAAAAAGGTGGCGAAGGCATATGCTGCCCTTGCTGCTCTAGAAAAGCTCTTCCCTGACGCCCCTCTTGCCCTCGAAGCCAACAAGAAGAAGAGAGCCCCTGTGCCTGTCCGAGGTGGACCGAAATTTGCTGCTAAG CCTCACAACCCTGGGTTTGGCATGGGAGGCCCCATGCACAACGAGGTACCCCCGCCCCCGAACCTTCGAGGGCGGGGTCGCGGAGGGAATATCCGCGGccgagggagaggaagaggattTGGTGGCACCAACCATGGCGGCTACATGAATGCTG GCGCGGGCTACGGCAGCTACGGATACGGAGGCAACTCAGCAACGGCCGGCTACA gtgactttttcaCAGACTGCTACGGCTATCATGATTTTGGGTCTTCCTAG
- the ILF3 gene encoding interleukin enhancer-binding factor 3 isoform X1: protein MRPMRIFVNDDRHVMAKHSSVYPTQEELEAVQNMVSHTERALKAVSDWIDEQEKGTGEHAESENVDVTPEDETKEGAGDPKAEHMTRTLRGVMRVGLVAKGLLLKGDLDLELVLLCKEKPTTALLDKVADNLAIQLAAVTEDKYEILQSVSDAAIVIKNTKEPPLSLTIHLTSPVVREEMEKVLAGETLSVNDPPDVLDRQKCLAALASLRHAKWFQARANGLKSCVIVIRVLRDLCTRVPTWGPLRGWPLELLCEKSIGTANRPMGAGEALRRVLECLASGIVMPDGSGIYDPCEKEATDAIGHLDRQQREDITQSAQHALRLAAFGQLHKVLGMDPLPSKMPKKPKNENPVDYTVQIPPSTTYAIPPMKRPMEEDGEDKSPSKKKKKIQKKEEKAEPPQAMNALMRLNQLKPGLQYKLVSQTGPVHAPIFTMSVEVDGNSFEASGPSKKTAKLHVAVKVLQDMGLPTGAEGRDSSKGEDSAEETEAKPAVVAPPPVVEAVSTPSATFPSDPTAENVKQQGPILTKHGKNPVMELNEKRRGLKYELISETGGSHDKRFVMEVEVDGQKFQGAGSNKKVAKAYAALAALEKLFPDAPLALEANKKKRAPVPVRGGPKFAAKPHNPGFGMGGPMHNEVPPPPNLRGRGRGGNIRGRGRGRGFGGTNHGGYMNAGAGYGSYGYGGNSATAGYSQFYSNGGHSGSAGGGGGGGGGGSSGYSSYYQGDNYNSPVPPKHASKKQPHGGQQKPSYGSGYPSHQGQQPSYNQSQYSSYGPPQGKPKGYNHGQGNYSYSNSYSSPGGGGGSDYSYESKFNYSGSGGRSGGSSYGSGGSSYNPGSHGGYGGGSGGGGSYQGKQGGYSSQSNYNSPGSGQSYSGPPSSYQSSQGGYGRNADHSMNYQYR from the exons atg CGCCCAATGCGAATTTTTGTGAATGATGATCGCCACGTGATGGCAAAGCATTCTTCCGTTTACCCAACCCAAGAGGAACTGGAGGCAGTCCAGAACATGGTGTCCCACACGGAGCGGGCCCTCAAAGCAGTGTCCGACTGGATAGATGAGCAGGAAAAAGGCACTGGCGAGCATGCTGAGTCTGAGAACGTGGACGTAACCCCGGAGGATGAGACCAAAGAAGGGGCCGG GGATCCGAAGGCAGAGCACATGACCAGAACCTTGCGGGGTGTGATGCGTGTCGGCCTGGTGGCGAAGGGTCTGCTGCTGAAGGGTGACTTGGACCTGGAGCTGGTGCTGCTATGCAAGGAGAAGCCTACAACTGCCCTCCTGGACAAAGTGGCTGACAACCTGGCCATCCAGCTCGCT GCTGTTACAGAAGACAAGTACGAAATACTCCAGTCTGTCAGTGACGCTGCAATTGtgataaaaaacacaaaagaacctCCATTGTCCCTGACCATCCACCTGACGTCCCCCGTTGtcagagaagaaatggagaaagtgTTAGCTGGAG AAACGCTATCAGTCAACGATCCCCCGGACGTTCTGGACAGGCAGAAATGCCTTGCTGCCTTGGCGTCCCTCCGCCACGCCAAGTGGTTCCAG GCCAGAGCCAATGGGCTGAAGTCATGTGTCATTGTCATCCGGGTCCTGAGGGACCTGTGCACACGTGTGCCCACCTGGGGTCCCCTCAGAGGATGG CCTCTTGAGCTTCTCTGTGAGAAGTCCATCGGCACAGCCAACCGACCCATGGGCGCCGGCGAGGCCCTGAGAAGAGTGCTGGAGTGCCTGGCCTCCGGCATCGTGATGCCAG ATGGTTCTGGCATTTATGACCCTTGTGAAAAAGAAGCCACTGATGCCATTGGGCATCTAGACAGACAGCAACGGGAAGATATCACACAGAGTGCGCAG CATGCTCTGCGGCTTGCTGCCTTTGGCCAGCTGCATAAGGTCTTGGGAATGGATCCTCTGCCTTCAAAGATGCCCAAGAAACCAAAGAACGAGAACCCTGTGGACTATACAG TGCAAATCCCCCCGAGCACCACCTATGCCATCCCGCCCATGAAACGCCCGAtggaggaggatggggaggaCAAGTCTCCCagcaaaaagaagaagaagattCAGAAGAAAG AGGAGAAGGCCGAGCCACCCCAAGCTATGAATGCCCTGATGAGACTGAACCAGCTGAAGCCAGGGCTACAGTATAAGCTGGTGTCCCAGACTGGGCCGGTCCACGCCCCCATCTTCACCATGTCTGTGGAGGTAGATGGCAACTCATTTGAGGCCTCTGGACCATCCAAAAAGACTGCTAAGCTCCACGTGGCCGTTAAG GTGTTACAGGACATGGGCTTGCCTACGGGCGCTGAAGGCAGAGACTCCAGTAAAGGGGAGGACTCGGCCGAAGAGACAGAAGCGAAGCCAGCCGTGGTGGCCCCTCCCCCCGTGGTGGAAGCTGTCTCGACCCCCAGTGCCACCTTCCCCTCAGATCCCACTGCCGAG AACGTAAAACAGCAGGGGCCGATCCTGACCAAGCATGGCAAGAACCCCGTTATGGAACTTAACGAGAAGAGACGTGGCCTCAAGTATGAGCTCATCTCAGAGACAGGGGGCAGCCACGACAAACGCTTCGTCATGGAG GTGGAGGTGGACGGACAGAAGTTTCAAGGTGCTGGCTCAAACAAAAAGGTGGCGAAGGCATATGCTGCCCTTGCTGCTCTAGAAAAGCTCTTCCCTGACGCCCCTCTTGCCCTCGAAGCCAACAAGAAGAAGAGAGCCCCTGTGCCTGTCCGAGGTGGACCGAAATTTGCTGCTAAG CCTCACAACCCTGGGTTTGGCATGGGAGGCCCCATGCACAACGAGGTACCCCCGCCCCCGAACCTTCGAGGGCGGGGTCGCGGAGGGAATATCCGCGGccgagggagaggaagaggattTGGTGGCACCAACCATGGCGGCTACATGAATGCTG GCGCGGGCTACGGCAGCTACGGATACGGAGGCAACTCAGCAACGGCCGGCTACA GTCAGTTCTACAGTAACGGAGGGCATTCTGGGAGTgccggtggcggcggcggcgggggcggtgGTGGCTCCTCAGGCTACAGCTCCTACTACCAAGGCGACAACTACAACTCCCCAGTGCCCCCGAAGCATGCCAGCAAGAAGCAGCCTCACGGGGGCCAGCAGAAGCCCTCCTATGGCTCCGGGTACCCATCCCACCAAGGCCAGCAGCCGTCCTACAACCAGAGCCAGTACAGCAGCTACGGCCCGCCACAGGGCAAGCCAAAAGGCTACAACCATGGCCAAGGCAACTACTCCTACTCCAACTCCTACAGCTCccccgggggcgggggcggatCAGACTACAGCTACGAGAGCAAATTCA ACTACAGTGGTAGTGGAGGCCGAAGCGGCGGGAGCAGCTATGGCTCAGGAGGGTCATCCTACAACCCAGGGTCACACGGGGGCTACGGTGGAGGCTCTGGGGGCGGCGGCTCCTACCAAGGCAAACAAG GAGGCTACTCATCACAGTCGAACTACAATTCCCCAGGGTCCGGGCAGAGTTACAGCGGCCCTCCCAGCTCCTACCAGTCCTCACAGGGCGGCTACGGCAGAAACGCAGACCACAGCATGAACTACCAGTACAGATAA
- the ILF3 gene encoding interleukin enhancer-binding factor 3 isoform X2, translated as MRPMRIFVNDDRHVMAKHSSVYPTQEELEAVQNMVSHTERALKAVSDWIDEQEKGTGEHAESENVDVTPEDETKEGAGDPKAEHMTRTLRGVMRVGLVAKGLLLKGDLDLELVLLCKEKPTTALLDKVADNLAIQLAAVTEDKYEILQSVSDAAIVIKNTKEPPLSLTIHLTSPVVREEMEKVLAGETLSVNDPPDVLDRQKCLAALASLRHAKWFQARANGLKSCVIVIRVLRDLCTRVPTWGPLRGWPLELLCEKSIGTANRPMGAGEALRRVLECLASGIVMPDGSGIYDPCEKEATDAIGHLDRQQREDITQSAQHALRLAAFGQLHKVLGMDPLPSKMPKKPKNENPVDYTVQIPPSTTYAIPPMKRPMEEDGEDKSPSKKKKKIQKKEEKAEPPQAMNALMRLNQLKPGLQYKLVSQTGPVHAPIFTMSVEVDGNSFEASGPSKKTAKLHVAVKVLQDMGLPTGAEGRDSSKGEDSAEETEAKPAVVAPPPVVEAVSTPSATFPSDPTAEQGPILTKHGKNPVMELNEKRRGLKYELISETGGSHDKRFVMEVEVDGQKFQGAGSNKKVAKAYAALAALEKLFPDAPLALEANKKKRAPVPVRGGPKFAAKPHNPGFGMGGPMHNEVPPPPNLRGRGRGGNIRGRGRGRGFGGTNHGGYMNAGAGYGSYGYGGNSATAGYSQFYSNGGHSGSAGGGGGGGGGGSSGYSSYYQGDNYNSPVPPKHASKKQPHGGQQKPSYGSGYPSHQGQQPSYNQSQYSSYGPPQGKPKGYNHGQGNYSYSNSYSSPGGGGGSDYSYESKFNYSGSGGRSGGSSYGSGGSSYNPGSHGGYGGGSGGGGSYQGKQGGYSSQSNYNSPGSGQSYSGPPSSYQSSQGGYGRNADHSMNYQYR; from the exons atg CGCCCAATGCGAATTTTTGTGAATGATGATCGCCACGTGATGGCAAAGCATTCTTCCGTTTACCCAACCCAAGAGGAACTGGAGGCAGTCCAGAACATGGTGTCCCACACGGAGCGGGCCCTCAAAGCAGTGTCCGACTGGATAGATGAGCAGGAAAAAGGCACTGGCGAGCATGCTGAGTCTGAGAACGTGGACGTAACCCCGGAGGATGAGACCAAAGAAGGGGCCGG GGATCCGAAGGCAGAGCACATGACCAGAACCTTGCGGGGTGTGATGCGTGTCGGCCTGGTGGCGAAGGGTCTGCTGCTGAAGGGTGACTTGGACCTGGAGCTGGTGCTGCTATGCAAGGAGAAGCCTACAACTGCCCTCCTGGACAAAGTGGCTGACAACCTGGCCATCCAGCTCGCT GCTGTTACAGAAGACAAGTACGAAATACTCCAGTCTGTCAGTGACGCTGCAATTGtgataaaaaacacaaaagaacctCCATTGTCCCTGACCATCCACCTGACGTCCCCCGTTGtcagagaagaaatggagaaagtgTTAGCTGGAG AAACGCTATCAGTCAACGATCCCCCGGACGTTCTGGACAGGCAGAAATGCCTTGCTGCCTTGGCGTCCCTCCGCCACGCCAAGTGGTTCCAG GCCAGAGCCAATGGGCTGAAGTCATGTGTCATTGTCATCCGGGTCCTGAGGGACCTGTGCACACGTGTGCCCACCTGGGGTCCCCTCAGAGGATGG CCTCTTGAGCTTCTCTGTGAGAAGTCCATCGGCACAGCCAACCGACCCATGGGCGCCGGCGAGGCCCTGAGAAGAGTGCTGGAGTGCCTGGCCTCCGGCATCGTGATGCCAG ATGGTTCTGGCATTTATGACCCTTGTGAAAAAGAAGCCACTGATGCCATTGGGCATCTAGACAGACAGCAACGGGAAGATATCACACAGAGTGCGCAG CATGCTCTGCGGCTTGCTGCCTTTGGCCAGCTGCATAAGGTCTTGGGAATGGATCCTCTGCCTTCAAAGATGCCCAAGAAACCAAAGAACGAGAACCCTGTGGACTATACAG TGCAAATCCCCCCGAGCACCACCTATGCCATCCCGCCCATGAAACGCCCGAtggaggaggatggggaggaCAAGTCTCCCagcaaaaagaagaagaagattCAGAAGAAAG AGGAGAAGGCCGAGCCACCCCAAGCTATGAATGCCCTGATGAGACTGAACCAGCTGAAGCCAGGGCTACAGTATAAGCTGGTGTCCCAGACTGGGCCGGTCCACGCCCCCATCTTCACCATGTCTGTGGAGGTAGATGGCAACTCATTTGAGGCCTCTGGACCATCCAAAAAGACTGCTAAGCTCCACGTGGCCGTTAAG GTGTTACAGGACATGGGCTTGCCTACGGGCGCTGAAGGCAGAGACTCCAGTAAAGGGGAGGACTCGGCCGAAGAGACAGAAGCGAAGCCAGCCGTGGTGGCCCCTCCCCCCGTGGTGGAAGCTGTCTCGACCCCCAGTGCCACCTTCCCCTCAGATCCCACTGCCGAG CAGGGGCCGATCCTGACCAAGCATGGCAAGAACCCCGTTATGGAACTTAACGAGAAGAGACGTGGCCTCAAGTATGAGCTCATCTCAGAGACAGGGGGCAGCCACGACAAACGCTTCGTCATGGAG GTGGAGGTGGACGGACAGAAGTTTCAAGGTGCTGGCTCAAACAAAAAGGTGGCGAAGGCATATGCTGCCCTTGCTGCTCTAGAAAAGCTCTTCCCTGACGCCCCTCTTGCCCTCGAAGCCAACAAGAAGAAGAGAGCCCCTGTGCCTGTCCGAGGTGGACCGAAATTTGCTGCTAAG CCTCACAACCCTGGGTTTGGCATGGGAGGCCCCATGCACAACGAGGTACCCCCGCCCCCGAACCTTCGAGGGCGGGGTCGCGGAGGGAATATCCGCGGccgagggagaggaagaggattTGGTGGCACCAACCATGGCGGCTACATGAATGCTG GCGCGGGCTACGGCAGCTACGGATACGGAGGCAACTCAGCAACGGCCGGCTACA GTCAGTTCTACAGTAACGGAGGGCATTCTGGGAGTgccggtggcggcggcggcgggggcggtgGTGGCTCCTCAGGCTACAGCTCCTACTACCAAGGCGACAACTACAACTCCCCAGTGCCCCCGAAGCATGCCAGCAAGAAGCAGCCTCACGGGGGCCAGCAGAAGCCCTCCTATGGCTCCGGGTACCCATCCCACCAAGGCCAGCAGCCGTCCTACAACCAGAGCCAGTACAGCAGCTACGGCCCGCCACAGGGCAAGCCAAAAGGCTACAACCATGGCCAAGGCAACTACTCCTACTCCAACTCCTACAGCTCccccgggggcgggggcggatCAGACTACAGCTACGAGAGCAAATTCA ACTACAGTGGTAGTGGAGGCCGAAGCGGCGGGAGCAGCTATGGCTCAGGAGGGTCATCCTACAACCCAGGGTCACACGGGGGCTACGGTGGAGGCTCTGGGGGCGGCGGCTCCTACCAAGGCAAACAAG GAGGCTACTCATCACAGTCGAACTACAATTCCCCAGGGTCCGGGCAGAGTTACAGCGGCCCTCCCAGCTCCTACCAGTCCTCACAGGGCGGCTACGGCAGAAACGCAGACCACAGCATGAACTACCAGTACAGATAA